A window from Rhizosphaericola mali encodes these proteins:
- a CDS encoding Crp/Fnr family transcriptional regulator: MHIALTDQEKEVAISLLQSCTIKKKQAILTAGNICRNFYFVDSGCLRLFSCDNEGLEHNVMFCTENWWVADIASFSTQSAAFYGIEGLEDSELLYYSFQNLEKLYLLVPKFERFFRILIQNGFNFYQSQITVNVSLTAQERYALFQERYPKLEQRISQKHIASYLGITPIFLSRIRKRKFQSQK; encoded by the coding sequence ATGCATATTGCACTAACCGATCAGGAAAAGGAAGTTGCAATATCGCTTTTACAGTCTTGTACTATTAAAAAAAAACAAGCAATTTTAACCGCAGGTAATATTTGTCGCAATTTTTATTTTGTAGACAGCGGTTGCCTGCGGCTTTTTAGTTGCGACAATGAAGGTCTAGAGCACAACGTGATGTTTTGCACCGAAAATTGGTGGGTTGCAGACATTGCAAGCTTTTCCACACAGTCTGCTGCTTTTTATGGGATTGAGGGCTTAGAAGACAGCGAATTGTTATATTATTCCTTTCAAAATTTGGAAAAATTATATTTATTGGTTCCGAAGTTCGAGCGTTTTTTCAGGATTTTAATTCAGAATGGATTTAATTTTTACCAAAGTCAAATTACGGTAAATGTTTCTCTGACAGCACAAGAAAGATATGCCCTATTTCAAGAACGTTATCCGAAGCTGGAACAAAGAATTTCACAAAAACATATAGCATCCTATTTAGGTATTACCCCCATCTTTCTGAGTCGGATTCGTAAACGAAAATTTCAATCCCAAAAATAA
- a CDS encoding FAD-dependent monooxygenase, whose product MMQNKKILISGASFAGLTTAYWLNKLGYSVTIVEIGSHLKMGGTPVDIKGQTIDIVRRMGILEQIIANRVGPEKWEFKNADDVTEHTVLLEKRPDNEFEIERDLLLNILFDLVKNDVEFIFNNSVNALSQRENDILVSFNDGSQHVYDLVLGCDGIHSKIRKMWFGDEAEYAHYLGQYFAIAITNELLVDEGTYQMYAEPNKGVSLYAYNHKTDIIFTFRHNAEIPYDFRNQDQHKQIISAQFKNVGWRTKELLHELLKAKSFYFDKFCQIKMPKWTKGRVALIGDAAYCASPAAGMGGSLAIIGATVFADALEKHPENFELAFEIYNNTLRPFIDAIQAGAINTLDKLLPRTAEEVEWRNKNGLDFL is encoded by the coding sequence ATGATGCAAAATAAAAAAATACTAATATCTGGTGCAAGCTTTGCAGGGTTAACAACTGCCTATTGGCTAAACAAATTAGGGTATAGTGTAACCATAGTAGAAATCGGTAGTCATTTAAAAATGGGCGGAACTCCGGTGGATATAAAAGGGCAGACTATAGACATAGTAAGGAGAATGGGGATACTGGAACAAATAATAGCTAATAGAGTCGGCCCCGAAAAATGGGAATTTAAGAATGCTGATGATGTTACTGAACATACTGTACTATTAGAAAAACGACCGGACAATGAATTTGAAATAGAACGGGATTTATTGCTCAATATTTTATTTGATCTAGTCAAAAACGATGTTGAATTTATTTTCAACAACAGTGTAAATGCATTAAGTCAAAGAGAGAACGATATATTAGTTTCTTTTAACGATGGTTCCCAGCACGTGTATGATTTAGTATTGGGTTGTGATGGCATCCATTCCAAAATTAGAAAAATGTGGTTTGGTGACGAGGCTGAATATGCTCATTACTTGGGACAATATTTTGCTATTGCTATCACCAATGAACTATTGGTGGACGAAGGGACTTATCAAATGTATGCAGAGCCCAACAAAGGAGTTTCATTGTATGCTTATAACCACAAAACAGATATCATATTTACCTTTCGCCATAATGCAGAAATTCCTTATGATTTTCGCAACCAAGACCAACACAAACAAATTATTTCGGCACAATTTAAAAATGTTGGCTGGCGAACTAAAGAATTATTGCATGAGCTCCTAAAGGCCAAATCATTTTACTTTGACAAATTCTGCCAAATAAAAATGCCCAAGTGGACCAAGGGGCGGGTTGCATTAATTGGTGATGCGGCTTATTGCGCTTCGCCAGCAGCAGGCATGGGTGGCTCGTTGGCCATAATCGGTGCTACAGTATTCGCGGATGCATTAGAAAAACACCCAGAGAATTTTGAATTGGCATTTGAAATTTATAACAATACACTAAGGCCTTTTATAGATGCAATTCAGGCGGGAGCAATAAATACACTAGATAAGCTACTTCCTCGAACAGCAGAAGAGGTTGAATGGAGGAACAAAAATGGCTTGGATTTTTTATAG
- a CDS encoding SDR family oxidoreductase: MKNVFITGANKGIGFETAKQLLQKGYYVYLGSRNVEAGEKAVADLKLEGLNNVECIQIDVTDEQSVLNARKEVGEKTGVVDVLINNAGISGVQFDSTGKMIPQTAADTSVAIFKEVYDINVYGVIRTTQAFLDLLQKTTEPRIVMVSSSQGSITLHSDPNYIYYHYKGAAYLSSKAALNMYTVNLAYELRESNFKINAVSPGFTKTDFNYNRGVGTVEDAGKRIVKYAIIDQDGPTGKFFCEETNPNGGEIPW; the protein is encoded by the coding sequence ATGAAAAATGTATTCATTACAGGGGCAAATAAGGGAATTGGTTTTGAAACAGCCAAACAATTGCTCCAAAAGGGCTACTATGTTTATTTAGGAAGCAGGAATGTTGAAGCCGGCGAAAAAGCTGTAGCAGATTTAAAGTTAGAAGGTTTAAACAACGTAGAATGTATCCAAATTGACGTTACCGATGAGCAATCTGTCTTAAATGCTAGGAAAGAAGTTGGAGAAAAAACGGGAGTGGTGGATGTATTGATTAATAATGCAGGAATTTCTGGCGTTCAATTTGATTCGACTGGTAAAATGATTCCTCAAACTGCCGCGGATACTAGCGTTGCTATATTCAAAGAAGTGTACGACATAAACGTGTATGGCGTCATTCGAACTACCCAGGCATTTCTAGATCTTTTACAAAAGACAACCGAACCGAGAATTGTTATGGTAAGCTCTAGTCAAGGTTCTATCACTTTACACAGTGATCCAAACTACATTTATTATCATTACAAGGGAGCTGCTTATTTGTCTTCTAAAGCTGCTTTGAATATGTACACAGTAAATCTAGCATACGAATTGCGAGAATCCAATTTTAAAATCAATGCCGTAAGTCCAGGATTTACCAAAACCGATTTTAACTATAATCGTGGCGTAGGAACGGTAGAAGATGCGGGTAAACGCATTGTAAAATATGCCATCATCGATCAAGATGGACCGACGGGTAAATTCTTTTGTGAAGAGACCAATCCAAATGGAGGTGAAATTCCTTGGTAA
- a CDS encoding DUF932 domain-containing protein — MAHNLNFNEQTGKYSFFSVKQKAWHGLGQIVSDYPTSAEAMQYAGLDFEVIKSPLFTSGRTMSIGDCGELEEANDILVHNAFATLRTDSNQPLGVVGNDYNIIQNREAFAFFDAIVGGGNGILYETAGALGNGERIFITAKLPDYIKVGNNDYIEQYLFLTTSHDGSGSITAAFTPVRICCNNTLNAALKNMSNVVRFRHTNGAAGKLVEAHRVMGIATANSKAMEETFNHFAKIHITDKEVRRLIEMAMAPNKETLQLLQGHQYGDLSTVFKNQCEEVFSYAMTSDTQQFETTKGTVFGAYNAITGYFQNLRSYKDEEAKLKSLVYGGTAATKAQKALDLCSAFAIEGKEILLMN; from the coding sequence ATGGCACACAATTTAAATTTCAACGAGCAAACAGGTAAATATTCTTTCTTTTCCGTAAAGCAAAAAGCGTGGCACGGATTAGGGCAGATAGTCTCCGATTACCCCACCAGCGCAGAAGCCATGCAATATGCAGGGCTTGACTTTGAAGTCATTAAATCCCCTTTGTTTACTAGTGGTAGGACTATGAGCATTGGAGATTGTGGTGAACTAGAAGAAGCCAACGATATTTTAGTTCACAATGCATTCGCTACACTTCGCACGGACAGCAATCAACCATTGGGCGTGGTGGGCAACGATTACAACATCATCCAAAACAGAGAAGCGTTCGCATTCTTTGACGCCATTGTAGGCGGTGGAAACGGTATTCTATACGAGACAGCAGGGGCTTTGGGAAACGGAGAGCGCATTTTTATAACGGCTAAATTACCCGACTATATTAAGGTAGGTAATAATGACTATATAGAACAATATTTGTTCCTGACCACCTCCCACGATGGCAGCGGAAGTATTACCGCAGCATTTACGCCCGTTAGAATTTGCTGCAATAATACTTTAAATGCAGCACTCAAAAATATGTCCAATGTGGTACGCTTCCGCCACACAAACGGAGCAGCAGGGAAATTAGTGGAAGCGCACAGGGTTATGGGCATTGCCACCGCCAATAGTAAGGCAATGGAGGAAACTTTCAACCATTTTGCAAAAATCCATATTACGGACAAGGAAGTCAGAAGGTTGATTGAAATGGCAATGGCTCCCAACAAGGAAACCTTGCAACTTTTACAAGGCCATCAATACGGCGACCTATCTACCGTATTTAAAAACCAATGCGAAGAAGTGTTTAGTTATGCTATGACCTCCGACACGCAACAATTCGAAACCACCAAAGGCACAGTTTTCGGGGCATACAATGCCATCACAGGGTATTTTCAGAACCTGCGCAGCTACAAAGACGAGGAAGCAAAACTAAAATCCTTGGTTTATGGCGGTACGGCAGCCACCAAGGCACAAAAGGCACTCGATTTGTGCAGCGCATTTGCCATAGAGGGTAAAGAAATCCTTTTGATGAACTAA
- the traM gene encoding conjugative transposon protein TraM: MQTISLQQQRKRKFYLILPIIVIPCLTLFFYALGGGKGRATAVANSKGLNTSLPEVQMNSEPKDKMSLYAQAIKDSNGFNELKKSDPYSLENRQMDSDSLDASNNLKNVLPVGRTGITYTDPNEQKVNDRLATLQRTLQQSKTENYNGINRYESVENRQLKEQLQAVQEQMHQMYSHQNLGVDPQIEQINTVLNKIMDVQHPDAVKERLERESLKNKGQVFSIASNTEEILAKPLIAIVPKRSIGFYGLTEISDSSYANNAAVEAQVHETQTLISGAAIKLRLTSDILIAGQTITKGSFVFGTCNVGGERLNITINSIRKDDRLFPVSLVVYDMDGLEGIRIPGAITREVTKEGIDQGIQSMNLMSLDPSVGAQAASAAVQTAKGLLGKKAKLVKATVRAGYPVLLLDKQQFH; the protein is encoded by the coding sequence ATGCAAACCATCTCTTTACAACAGCAGAGAAAACGAAAGTTTTACCTTATTCTTCCAATTATAGTAATTCCTTGCTTGACCTTATTTTTCTACGCTTTAGGTGGTGGGAAAGGACGTGCTACAGCCGTTGCAAATTCCAAAGGCCTCAACACCTCATTACCTGAAGTGCAGATGAACTCAGAACCCAAGGACAAAATGTCACTTTACGCACAGGCCATAAAAGATTCTAACGGATTTAATGAACTAAAAAAATCTGATCCATATAGCTTAGAAAATAGGCAGATGGATAGTGATAGTTTGGATGCTTCTAATAATCTAAAAAATGTTCTTCCTGTGGGAAGAACAGGAATCACTTATACAGATCCCAATGAACAAAAGGTTAATGACAGGTTAGCTACCCTTCAGCGCACCTTACAGCAATCCAAAACAGAAAACTATAATGGCATCAATCGTTATGAAAGCGTGGAAAATCGTCAGCTGAAAGAACAGTTACAAGCTGTGCAGGAGCAAATGCACCAAATGTATAGCCATCAAAATTTAGGAGTCGATCCTCAGATAGAGCAAATTAATACAGTACTAAACAAGATTATGGACGTACAACATCCAGATGCAGTAAAAGAACGATTGGAACGTGAAAGTCTAAAAAATAAAGGGCAGGTATTTTCCATTGCAAGCAATACAGAGGAGATATTGGCGAAGCCCTTAATAGCCATAGTACCTAAAAGAAGCATTGGATTTTATGGTTTGACAGAAATTTCTGATTCTAGTTATGCCAACAATGCTGCAGTGGAGGCACAAGTCCATGAAACGCAGACCCTAATCAGTGGAGCTGCCATCAAACTGCGTTTAACCTCAGACATTTTAATTGCAGGACAGACTATAACCAAAGGATCTTTTGTGTTTGGCACTTGTAACGTTGGTGGGGAACGGTTAAATATTACCATAAATTCTATTCGAAAGGACGATAGGTTATTTCCTGTTTCGCTAGTGGTATATGACATGGATGGACTAGAAGGGATAAGAATACCTGGAGCAATCACTCGAGAGGTCACTAAAGAAGGGATTGATCAGGGGATTCAATCTATGAACTTGATGAGTCTTGACCCCAGCGTTGGAGCACAAGCGGCTAGCGCGGCTGTTCAAACCGCTAAAGGTCTTTTGGGTAAAAAAGCAAAACTCGTCAAAGCTACAGTACGAGCTGGTTACCCAGTACTGTTATTAGACAAACAACAGTTCCACTAA
- a CDS encoding SDR family oxidoreductase produces MQNLKGLVVVITGASAGIGETIALELANQKVKVVLGARSADKLAQIVDKITSNGGDAIYFPTDVTKKNEVKNLVNEAVEHYGKLDVVINNAGVAQIGKMEELDVEFWDQMIDINIKGTLYGMAAAIPVFKRQNYGHIINIISTAGIKIVPTQAVYAGTKNAIRTITEAFRQESDGSIKITGISPGFVHTEFGVKSAKTLEMKKLYAAKVEEIAISPKAIADAVIYAISQPKEVEIGDIVIRPAAQN; encoded by the coding sequence ATGCAAAATTTAAAAGGTTTAGTTGTTGTCATTACAGGCGCAAGTGCTGGCATTGGTGAAACGATTGCTTTAGAACTCGCCAATCAAAAAGTAAAAGTAGTATTGGGCGCTAGAAGCGCAGATAAATTGGCTCAAATTGTAGACAAAATTACTAGTAATGGCGGCGACGCAATTTATTTTCCCACTGATGTAACGAAGAAAAATGAAGTGAAAAATTTAGTGAATGAAGCGGTTGAACATTACGGCAAATTAGATGTTGTTATCAACAATGCAGGAGTTGCTCAGATTGGAAAAATGGAAGAGTTAGATGTGGAATTTTGGGACCAAATGATTGATATCAATATAAAGGGAACATTATATGGAATGGCGGCGGCGATTCCCGTTTTTAAACGACAGAATTATGGGCATATCATCAATATTATTTCTACGGCTGGCATCAAAATTGTCCCGACTCAAGCCGTTTATGCAGGCACTAAAAATGCCATCAGAACGATTACAGAAGCCTTTAGACAAGAATCTGATGGCAGTATTAAGATTACCGGTATATCACCGGGATTTGTCCATACAGAGTTTGGCGTTAAGAGTGCAAAAACACTTGAAATGAAAAAATTGTATGCTGCAAAAGTGGAAGAGATAGCAATCAGCCCAAAGGCTATTGCTGACGCAGTAATCTATGCGATCAGTCAACCTAAAGAAGTTGAAATTGGAGATATTGTAATTCGCCCAGCAGCGCAGAATTAA
- a CDS encoding helix-turn-helix domain-containing protein has translation MPKNKIPVNTIDNNSTQGIAIDTFSIKKSEFRTAQQYDDATQSHRDEGHTFHIVQNGTVYIEIDFQKYKIVAPAIVYMHPNQVHRMMDIRDMTVCSLAITNDHLNIPYLKYLEEIAPAKPLILMPKEYKTVNELSKFCLNFSKENDNRLNYSLFKDSCNTLVAYIISIFLDQEKPSNKLSRMELVTKSFQQLLETNYCTTKRAAEYAKLLSISTHYLNECLKSTTGSTVSQRIQDRVILEAKRLLYYTDKSVKEIAFELGYDDYPYFSRLFTKATGLSAQNFRRKRYD, from the coding sequence ATGCCCAAAAATAAAATACCTGTAAACACAATAGACAACAATTCTACTCAAGGAATTGCCATTGACACATTCAGCATTAAAAAATCAGAATTCAGGACAGCGCAGCAATATGATGATGCTACTCAATCCCATCGGGACGAAGGGCACACATTCCACATTGTTCAAAATGGAACTGTTTATATAGAAATAGATTTTCAAAAATATAAAATCGTCGCACCTGCTATTGTTTACATGCATCCAAACCAAGTGCATAGAATGATGGATATTAGGGATATGACTGTTTGCTCTCTGGCCATAACAAATGATCATCTAAACATCCCATACTTAAAATATTTAGAAGAAATTGCACCTGCAAAGCCACTGATCTTGATGCCTAAAGAATATAAAACGGTTAATGAACTTTCAAAATTTTGTCTCAACTTTTCAAAAGAAAATGACAATAGATTAAATTATTCACTATTTAAAGATTCTTGTAATACTCTAGTGGCATATATTATTTCCATCTTTTTAGATCAAGAAAAACCTTCCAATAAGCTTTCAAGGATGGAACTGGTTACAAAATCGTTCCAACAACTATTGGAAACAAACTATTGTACCACCAAGCGTGCTGCAGAATATGCAAAACTGCTAAGTATTTCAACACATTATTTGAATGAATGTTTAAAAAGCACCACTGGTTCTACTGTTTCGCAGCGAATTCAAGATAGAGTTATCTTGGAAGCTAAGCGTTTACTTTACTATACGGACAAATCGGTTAAAGAAATAGCGTTCGAATTGGGTTATGACGATTATCCTTATTTTTCAAGGCTATTTACAAAGGCGACGGGATTGTCTGCACAAAACTTTAGACGCAAAAGGTACGATTAG
- a CDS encoding helix-turn-helix domain-containing protein, which translates to MKESKLLRLNSISQLVRALELPAPSHPLITLVDYAKIPSEALTKNEKISLDFFKISFKPNYKGRTKYGQGHYDFEEGGLAFIKPNQIVFSPENLDQYEGVVLYFHPDFIRSYPLGSNIHRYGFFSYNVSEALFLSAGEKEIVGNLFTTIALELQRNIDHFTQDVLVSQLELLLNYSNRFYDRQFITRKAINNDKIRILDQLLNDFFEGKNGLKNGPPSVAFICQQMQVSQRYLSDMLHSLTGMNTQQYIQNSIIEKAKEKLSTTELSVSEIAYDLGFEHPQSFSKLFKSKTNRSPLEFRNSFN; encoded by the coding sequence ATGAAAGAATCTAAACTTTTACGTTTGAATAGTATTTCACAATTAGTGCGTGCATTAGAATTACCAGCGCCATCTCATCCATTGATTACACTTGTTGATTATGCAAAAATTCCTTCAGAAGCATTGACTAAAAATGAAAAAATAAGTTTGGATTTTTTCAAAATCTCCTTCAAGCCAAACTATAAAGGACGAACAAAGTACGGACAAGGTCATTATGATTTTGAAGAAGGCGGATTGGCATTTATAAAACCCAACCAGATTGTTTTTTCACCAGAAAATTTGGATCAATATGAAGGGGTTGTTCTGTATTTTCATCCAGACTTTATTCGCAGTTATCCTTTAGGATCCAATATACATAGATATGGTTTTTTCTCTTATAATGTTTCTGAAGCACTGTTTCTATCTGCTGGCGAAAAGGAAATTGTTGGAAATTTATTTACAACTATAGCTTTAGAATTACAACGTAATATTGATCATTTCACTCAAGATGTATTGGTTTCTCAATTGGAATTATTATTGAACTACAGCAATCGCTTCTATGATCGTCAGTTTATCACTAGGAAAGCAATCAATAATGATAAAATAAGAATACTGGATCAATTACTCAATGACTTTTTCGAAGGTAAAAATGGTTTAAAAAATGGACCTCCATCTGTTGCATTTATCTGCCAACAAATGCAGGTGTCGCAGCGTTATTTGAGTGATATGCTTCATTCTCTAACTGGAATGAATACACAACAATACATTCAAAACTCCATCATCGAAAAAGCAAAAGAGAAACTTTCCACCACAGAATTATCCGTAAGTGAGATAGCCTATGATTTGGGATTTGAACATCCACAATCGTTTAGCAAATTATTTAAATCTAAAACTAATCGGAGTCCTTTGGAGTTTCGGAATTCGTTTAATTAA
- the traN gene encoding conjugative transposon protein TraN, translating into MKQILTIVFMVLLVNNLFAQQANLDKITSEAYGRQYPLFVGVNETTILIFPCKIAAGGVDIGSTELIASTITSVDNILRIKAATENMAPTNLTVVTTDGKIYSFYTRFSPYPDNRPIDLGKQINTENAQIKLKGRKIHDGQIQQYADSIINLKTFLKQNKIQSFGVQFSLKGIYTKEDVLFFRLDLKNKSPLNFTADFMRFYIRDQKRLKRTADQEQELQPLRIFPENTISVNARNVQTIIVAFKRFTIADHKNMVIQIFEKNGDRHLQLKIKGKVLMQTSKL; encoded by the coding sequence ATGAAACAAATTCTTACTATAGTCTTCATGGTTTTGTTAGTAAATAACTTATTTGCTCAGCAAGCTAATTTAGATAAAATCACTTCAGAAGCGTACGGTAGACAATATCCTTTGTTTGTAGGTGTTAATGAAACAACCATATTAATTTTTCCATGTAAAATTGCAGCAGGTGGTGTAGATATAGGCAGTACTGAATTGATCGCAAGTACCATTACTAGCGTGGACAATATCCTAAGAATAAAAGCCGCAACGGAAAATATGGCACCTACTAATTTAACGGTAGTGACCACCGATGGGAAAATATATTCTTTTTATACCCGTTTTTCTCCTTATCCAGATAATCGTCCGATTGATTTGGGTAAACAAATCAATACAGAAAATGCACAGATCAAACTAAAAGGCCGAAAAATCCATGACGGTCAAATACAACAGTATGCTGATAGTATCATAAATTTAAAAACCTTTCTGAAACAAAACAAGATTCAATCCTTTGGCGTACAGTTTTCCTTAAAGGGTATTTATACCAAAGAAGATGTGTTATTTTTTCGCTTGGATTTAAAAAATAAAAGTCCACTCAATTTTACTGCCGACTTTATGCGTTTTTATATCAGAGACCAAAAGCGTCTAAAAAGAACCGCTGATCAAGAACAAGAACTACAACCATTGCGGATCTTTCCAGAAAATACAATTTCTGTTAACGCTAGAAATGTACAAACCATAATCGTGGCATTCAAACGATTTACTATCGCAGACCATAAAAATATGGTTATACAAATTTTTGAAAAAAATGGAGATCGGCATTTGCAACTAAAAATAAAGGGCAAAGTATTGATGCAGACATCCAAACTATAA
- a CDS encoding single-stranded DNA-binding protein: MEITGRLTRDAQVRTTQTDKEVVGFTIAINDSYRKKGATEVTQLVTYIDCSYRRSAAIATYLTKGTIVQLSGRLNEPRIWQDMEGTPRANLSFTVGEIKILGGGTKSNGGSTQETKLTKDSKAAQAVAVPTDAVADDLPF; this comes from the coding sequence ATGGAAATCACAGGCAGACTGACAAGGGATGCACAGGTCAGAACAACACAGACAGACAAAGAGGTCGTAGGCTTTACCATCGCTATCAATGACAGCTACCGCAAGAAAGGCGCAACAGAAGTAACGCAATTAGTTACCTATATTGATTGCAGCTATCGGCGGAGTGCCGCCATTGCAACATACCTCACAAAGGGAACAATTGTACAGCTCAGCGGAAGGCTCAACGAACCCCGCATTTGGCAGGACATGGAAGGTACGCCTAGGGCTAACCTTTCCTTTACCGTGGGCGAAATCAAAATTTTAGGAGGTGGTACAAAGTCAAACGGTGGCAGCACCCAAGAAACAAAACTAACCAAAGACAGCAAAGCAGCCCAAGCTGTGGCAGTTCCCACAGATGCAGTAGCAGACGACCTCCCTTTTTAA
- a CDS encoding helix-turn-helix domain-containing protein, with protein sequence MKKSENQFVKYNTIAEVHDSFGLPKPLHPLISLIDNSQNTVAIPPLPFLHVLSFYKIVLWTTKNEGWLRYGQNNYDFNEGGMFFGKPGQILGAQPDSPDHSGYVLLIHPDFFKSFPLAQTIKDHHFFDYSVNEMLHLSDKEKETVINVFKNIEDELNNRLDDYTQEVIIAQIELILTYANRYYKRQFITRKVVNHDILLQIEALLEKYFNSEDIVIEGLPTVAYLADQVHLSPNYLGDLLRSLTGQNAQQIIHEKLIEKAKEKLSSTNLSVSEIAYELGFEHPQSFSKLFKAKTNMTPIEYRQGLN encoded by the coding sequence ATGAAAAAGTCAGAAAATCAATTTGTAAAATACAATACTATTGCGGAAGTTCACGATTCCTTTGGACTTCCTAAACCCTTGCATCCATTGATTAGTTTGATTGATAATTCGCAAAATACGGTAGCAATTCCGCCATTGCCATTTTTGCACGTATTGAGTTTTTACAAAATCGTATTATGGACAACCAAGAACGAAGGTTGGCTTCGATATGGACAGAATAATTATGATTTTAATGAAGGCGGAATGTTCTTTGGAAAACCCGGTCAGATTTTGGGTGCGCAACCCGACAGCCCAGATCATTCGGGCTATGTATTGTTGATTCATCCGGATTTTTTTAAATCATTTCCGCTGGCGCAAACAATTAAAGACCATCATTTTTTTGACTATAGCGTCAACGAAATGCTGCATCTTTCTGACAAGGAGAAAGAAACAGTTATTAATGTTTTCAAAAACATAGAAGACGAACTTAATAATCGTCTGGATGACTATACGCAAGAAGTAATTATTGCACAGATAGAACTGATTTTGACTTATGCGAATCGTTATTACAAGCGTCAATTCATAACTCGAAAAGTGGTAAATCACGATATATTACTCCAAATAGAAGCGCTATTGGAAAAATATTTTAATTCTGAGGATATTGTCATTGAAGGATTGCCAACGGTAGCTTACTTGGCGGATCAAGTACATTTATCGCCCAATTATTTAGGAGATTTATTACGTTCCTTAACTGGGCAAAATGCACAGCAAATTATTCACGAAAAACTTATCGAAAAGGCCAAAGAAAAACTTTCCTCCACTAATTTATCAGTGAGTGAAATTGCTTACGAATTGGGCTTTGAACATCCGCAATCTTTCAGCAAACTATTCAAAGCAAAAACCAATATGACGCCAATAGAATATAGGCAAGGATTAAATTAA
- a CDS encoding nuclear transport factor 2 family protein produces the protein MNTNVQKMIHDYVNAWNENNLEDFTRVFSKVWNEEATYIDPTIENIKGVDAIAQLAMSSLEKFPGRRFEVLTEPDTHHNVGRYNWKAIFADGNTVEGFDCFEFDNQYKITKMVSFF, from the coding sequence ATGAATACGAATGTTCAAAAAATGATTCACGATTATGTAAACGCTTGGAACGAAAACAATCTAGAAGATTTTACACGTGTATTTAGTAAAGTATGGAACGAAGAGGCAACTTATATTGATCCAACAATTGAAAATATAAAGGGTGTGGATGCAATAGCGCAACTTGCGATGAGTTCTTTGGAAAAATTTCCAGGTCGAAGATTTGAAGTATTGACAGAACCAGATACACATCACAACGTAGGTCGTTACAATTGGAAAGCTATTTTTGCGGATGGCAATACAGTTGAAGGTTTCGATTGTTTCGAATTTGACAACCAATACAAGATTACAAAAATGGTAAGTTTTTTTTAG